In a single window of the Candidatus Methylomirabilota bacterium genome:
- a CDS encoding ClbS/DfsB family four-helix bundle protein, which yields MKTKEDLLQAAAREYQAFHEALRGLNEEQMSERWLGIWSVREIVGHMSGWHREMAPALRRLARGERPIPEGSSYDDVDGWNANFAAAVKDKPVAQVMLDLDRSHEDFMHAAMAVPGERYQPGKTAWQIVDSTTAHHYKEHGDQVRAWRRSRGI from the coding sequence GTGAAGACCAAGGAGGACCTGCTGCAGGCGGCCGCCCGGGAGTACCAGGCCTTTCACGAGGCCCTGCGCGGCCTGAACGAGGAGCAGATGAGCGAGCGGTGGCTGGGCATCTGGAGCGTGCGCGAAATCGTGGGCCACATGTCGGGCTGGCATCGGGAAATGGCGCCGGCGCTGCGGCGGCTGGCCCGGGGCGAGCGGCCGATTCCCGAAGGCAGCAGCTACGACGATGTCGACGGCTGGAACGCCAACTTCGCCGCCGCCGTCAAGGACAAGCCGGTCGCCCAGGTGATGCTGGACCTGGACCGCTCCCACGAGGATTTCATGCACGCGGCCATGGCGGTGCCCGGCGAACGGTACCAGCCGGGGAAGACCGCGTGGCAGATCGTGGATAGCACGACCGCCCATCACTACAAGGAGCACGGCGACCAGGTCCGCGCCTGGCGCCGCTCGCGCGGAATCTGA
- a CDS encoding GNAT family N-acetyltransferase, whose protein sequence is MVIRQPDQTDLAGVMALAVQAIGPERAGPVIRSHVEQHHLLVAEDDAHVAGVLAYRTDWFQCTLVSLVCVREDLRRRGVARALFQAVERMSPSPRLFSSAEETNAPAIRMHTALGFAPSGHIDNLPQGYRELLFYKRLAP, encoded by the coding sequence ATGGTGATCCGGCAGCCGGACCAGACCGACCTCGCCGGCGTCATGGCGCTGGCCGTCCAGGCCATCGGGCCGGAGCGGGCCGGCCCGGTGATCCGCTCGCACGTGGAGCAGCATCACCTGCTGGTCGCCGAAGACGACGCCCATGTGGCGGGCGTGCTGGCGTACCGGACCGACTGGTTCCAGTGCACGCTGGTGTCGCTGGTCTGCGTCCGGGAAGACCTGCGCCGGCGCGGTGTCGCCCGCGCCCTCTTCCAGGCGGTCGAGCGGATGTCGCCGAGCCCGCGGCTGTTCTCGTCGGCCGAAGAGACGAACGCGCCAGCCATCCGCATGCACACGGCGCTGGGCTTCGCGCCGTCCGGGCACATCGACAACCTGCCCCAGGGCTACCGCGAACTGCTCTTCTACAAGCGGCTGGCCCCGTAG
- a CDS encoding RraA family protein, which yields MIDALKKISSPTVANAIETFDVRPRHQGFMSSDIRCLFPDLGPLVGYAVTALIRAEPQPLQGHRSSTFAWWEYVLSIPAPRVVVVHDLDDPRGQGAQWGEVQANIHRALGCVGVVTDGSVRDLDEVRALGFQFAAAHVSVSHAWVHMVDFGLPVKVGGLWVKPGDLIHADHHGVVTVPPELAPRIPEGVAKVDADERKIIACCQAPDFTVDKLKELYKQVRPGTY from the coding sequence GTGATCGATGCCCTCAAGAAGATCTCCAGTCCCACGGTGGCCAATGCCATCGAGACGTTCGACGTGCGGCCCCGCCACCAGGGCTTCATGTCGTCCGACATCCGGTGTCTGTTCCCCGACCTGGGTCCCCTGGTGGGCTACGCAGTGACGGCGCTCATCCGTGCCGAGCCTCAGCCGCTGCAGGGTCACCGCTCGAGCACGTTCGCCTGGTGGGAGTACGTGCTATCCATCCCGGCTCCGCGCGTCGTGGTCGTCCACGACCTGGACGATCCGCGCGGCCAGGGCGCGCAGTGGGGAGAGGTCCAGGCCAACATCCACCGGGCCCTCGGGTGCGTGGGCGTGGTCACCGACGGGTCCGTGCGCGACCTGGACGAGGTGCGGGCGCTGGGCTTCCAGTTCGCCGCCGCTCACGTGTCCGTCTCCCACGCCTGGGTCCACATGGTGGACTTCGGCCTGCCCGTCAAGGTCGGCGGCCTGTGGGTGAAGCCCGGCGACCTGATCCACGCCGACCACCACGGCGTGGTCACCGTTCCCCCCGAGCTGGCCCCCAGGATCCCCGAGGGGGTGGCCAAGGTCGACGCCGACGAGCGGAAGATCATCGCGTGCTGCCAGGCCCCGGACTTCACCGTGGACAAGCTCAAGGAGCTCTACAAGCAGGTGCGCCCCGGCACTTACTGA
- a CDS encoding tetratricopeptide repeat protein: MTLAGVLGLVAALLLVAPAAAGADRARDLADLGDRTSAEARQRGARGLGRTGTMDDLPSLVRALRDTDAEVRASSEASMWEIWSRSGDAEIDRLFARGVEQMTAHEAEAAVQTFSRIIQRRPDFAEGWNKRATLYYLLGDYERSLADCDEVMRRNPYHFGALSGYGMIFMRLGQPETALGYFERALTINPNLSQVEEAVRLLREILIQKRKDTI; encoded by the coding sequence GTGACCCTGGCCGGCGTCCTCGGGCTCGTCGCCGCGCTGCTCCTCGTGGCGCCGGCCGCAGCGGGCGCCGATCGTGCGCGCGACCTCGCCGACCTCGGCGACCGCACGAGCGCGGAGGCCCGGCAACGCGGCGCCCGGGGCCTGGGACGGACCGGCACCATGGACGACCTGCCCAGCCTCGTGCGGGCGCTGCGGGACACCGACGCCGAGGTGCGAGCGTCGAGCGAGGCCTCCATGTGGGAGATCTGGAGCCGCTCCGGCGACGCGGAGATCGACCGGCTGTTCGCCCGGGGAGTGGAGCAGATGACCGCGCACGAGGCCGAGGCGGCCGTGCAGACGTTCTCTCGCATCATCCAGCGACGCCCGGACTTCGCCGAGGGGTGGAACAAACGCGCCACGCTCTACTACCTGCTGGGTGATTACGAGCGCTCCCTCGCCGATTGCGACGAGGTCATGAGACGCAATCCCTATCACTTCGGCGCCCTCAGCGGCTACGGCATGATCTTCATGCGACTGGGTCAACCCGAGACAGCGCTCGGATACTTCGAGCGAGCCCTGACCATCAATCCCAATCTGAGTCAGGTCGAAGAGGCCGTGCGGCTGCTGCGGGAGATCCTCATCCAGAAGCGCAAGGACACCATCTGA
- a CDS encoding kelch repeat-containing protein, producing MRLPSFAGAVLLAAGVAGCLGATTDSPAPLDVTSPGAWTTLAPMPTPRQEVAVAALDNLVYVIGGFGPSALPMITVEAYDPTTNEWATKAPLPEATHHAAAVVVDGRLFVLGGYTGGRMSWTAVPTVYEYDAERNAWSTRAPLPTPRGALAAVVLGGRIHALGGTGDDTTGVHEVYDVASNRWTAANPMPTARDHFAAVAFQGRIWAVGGRTSFMGQQFDNVEVYDPATDSWQTGPPLPTARGGLAAAVLADRIFVFGGEAPFRIFNATEMYEPAGNRWIAKAPMPTPRHGIGAAVLDGRIYVPGGGREPMFAATGVNEVYTP from the coding sequence ATGAGGCTGCCATCGTTCGCCGGCGCCGTGTTGCTGGCGGCCGGTGTCGCCGGCTGCCTGGGCGCGACCACGGACTCCCCCGCGCCGCTGGACGTCACCTCGCCCGGCGCGTGGACCACGCTGGCCCCCATGCCGACCCCACGCCAGGAGGTCGCCGTCGCGGCCCTCGACAATCTCGTCTACGTCATCGGCGGCTTCGGGCCTTCGGCCCTCCCGATGATCACGGTGGAGGCCTACGACCCCACGACGAACGAATGGGCCACGAAGGCGCCCCTGCCGGAGGCCACTCACCACGCCGCGGCCGTCGTGGTCGACGGCCGGCTCTTCGTCCTCGGAGGCTACACGGGCGGCCGCATGAGCTGGACCGCCGTCCCGACGGTGTACGAGTACGATGCGGAGCGCAATGCGTGGAGCACACGCGCGCCCCTGCCCACGCCGCGAGGCGCCCTGGCCGCAGTGGTCCTGGGCGGACGCATCCACGCCCTGGGCGGAACCGGAGACGACACCACCGGCGTCCACGAGGTGTACGACGTCGCGAGCAACCGGTGGACCGCGGCCAACCCGATGCCGACGGCGCGCGATCACTTCGCCGCGGTGGCGTTTCAGGGGCGGATATGGGCCGTCGGGGGGCGGACGTCGTTCATGGGCCAGCAGTTCGACAACGTCGAAGTCTACGACCCGGCAACCGACAGCTGGCAGACCGGACCGCCGCTGCCCACCGCGCGCGGCGGCCTGGCCGCCGCGGTGCTGGCCGACCGGATCTTCGTGTTCGGGGGCGAGGCGCCGTTCAGGATCTTCAACGCCACCGAGATGTACGAGCCCGCTGGCAACCGGTGGATCGCCAAAGCCCCGATGCCCACGCCGCGCCACGGCATCGGCGCCGCCGTGCTCGACGGCCGCATCTACGTGCCGGGTGGGGGGCGTGAGCCGATGTTCGCCGCCACCGGCGTGAACGAGGTCTACACGCCGTGA